A single window of Psychrobacter raelei DNA harbors:
- a CDS encoding YqiA/YcfP family alpha/beta fold hydrolase — MKIIYIHGLDSRSNSVKGMLLQKYCNNHHADIQVIRPDLNESPDKVFARLCELVQQAKEADDKVVVMGSSLGGYFATLVSNKTACPAVLLNPSTQPHISLQRFVDDHVVDGIACDDGADTVIYRTTGGWAMTLKDLDWFNAHKLQQITYPEKLFVVIKQGDELLNPQVAADFYQAQGVTVDLQSGGDHRMTDFEQQLPMIMSHLQSLA; from the coding sequence ATGAAGATCATTTATATACATGGTTTAGACAGCCGGTCTAATTCAGTTAAGGGGATGTTGCTCCAAAAATACTGCAACAATCATCATGCCGATATTCAGGTTATTAGACCTGACTTGAATGAATCTCCTGATAAGGTATTTGCTCGACTATGTGAGCTGGTACAACAAGCTAAGGAAGCGGATGATAAGGTAGTAGTAATGGGTAGCTCGTTAGGTGGCTATTTTGCCACTCTAGTCAGTAATAAGACAGCTTGCCCAGCGGTATTGTTAAACCCCAGTACTCAGCCGCATATTAGCTTACAGCGCTTCGTTGATGACCACGTGGTAGATGGTATTGCGTGTGATGATGGTGCTGATACGGTGATTTACCGAACCACTGGTGGCTGGGCGATGACTTTAAAAGATTTAGATTGGTTTAACGCGCACAAGCTACAGCAGATAACTTATCCTGAGAAATTATTCGTCGTGATTAAGCAAGGCGATGAACTCCTAAATCCTCAAGTTGCGGCCGATTTTTATCAAGCCCAAGGAGTGACGGTTGATTTACAGTCTGGAGGCGATCATCGCATGACAGATTTTGAGCAACAGTTACCTATGATTATGAGTCATCTGCAGTCTCTTGCGTAA
- a CDS encoding DUF1289 domain-containing protein: MFDQIELFAIENPCIGVCQSNKKGYCFGCLRSRTERQLWLQMTDEQKREVLRLIIGRKKRIEQMRLRQREQMELDFGSAEELHYLFDN; the protein is encoded by the coding sequence ATGTTCGACCAAATAGAGCTCTTTGCTATTGAAAATCCCTGTATTGGCGTCTGTCAAAGCAATAAAAAAGGTTATTGCTTTGGGTGTCTGCGCAGCCGGACAGAGCGTCAATTGTGGCTCCAGATGACGGATGAACAAAAGCGTGAGGTGCTAAGGCTTATTATAGGCCGCAAAAAAAGAATAGAGCAAATGCGCCTACGCCAGCGTGAACAAATGGAACTAGACTTTGGTTCAGCAGAGGAGCTGCATTATTTATTTGATAATTAG
- a CDS encoding transposase: MKTLKLRIKDKHANQLNKLAGSVNYAWNYVNALSFEHLRRTGKYFWAYDLSQYTKGSGEYLGLHSQTLQAINETHAKSRKQFKKAKLNWRTNRPDAKRKSLGWIPFKKSAIKYLHTRQTGKKALKSTIQLSLCKGQKLIIDVFDSYNLSLYQINTLEIVQDSRNRWYASITVKDFPRQVSGKGSVGIDLGLKESATTSNGDKLTTKQTQKWAKKLAIAQRAKNKQRIKAIHAKIKNSRLDAIHKFTTQLVKDNALIVVGDVKSRSFTNKKTKLAKSTYDAGWFELKRQLDYKCKYAGCQLEIVNESYTTQTCSHCLKISDSSPKGRAGLGIRGWRCAECGTWHDRDINAAKNILAVGLDRLVVGIPSV, from the coding sequence ATGAAAACCCTCAAGCTACGCATCAAAGACAAACATGCAAACCAGCTAAACAAACTAGCTGGGAGTGTTAACTATGCGTGGAACTATGTTAATGCGTTAAGCTTTGAGCATTTAAGACGCACAGGTAAGTACTTTTGGGCCTATGATTTAAGCCAATACACCAAAGGCAGTGGTGAGTATTTAGGCTTGCACTCGCAAACCTTACAAGCTATCAATGAAACTCACGCCAAATCTCGTAAACAGTTTAAAAAAGCCAAACTCAATTGGCGAACCAACCGACCCGATGCCAAACGCAAATCGCTTGGTTGGATACCCTTTAAAAAATCAGCCATCAAGTATCTACATACCAGACAAACAGGTAAAAAAGCACTGAAATCAACCATACAGCTATCGCTCTGTAAAGGTCAAAAGCTTATCATAGACGTATTCGATAGCTATAATCTAAGCCTATATCAAATCAATACGCTTGAGATAGTGCAAGACAGCCGTAACCGTTGGTATGCGTCTATTACCGTCAAAGATTTTCCTAGACAAGTAAGTGGCAAAGGCAGCGTTGGTATTGACTTAGGCTTAAAGGAATCTGCTACCACATCAAACGGTGACAAGCTGACAACCAAACAAACGCAAAAGTGGGCTAAAAAGCTTGCAATAGCTCAAAGAGCGAAAAACAAACAGCGTATCAAAGCAATCCATGCCAAGATCAAAAACTCAAGATTAGATGCCATACACAAATTCACCACCCAATTAGTCAAGGATAATGCCTTGATTGTGGTTGGTGATGTTAAATCACGCTCATTTACCAATAAAAAGACCAAGCTCGCTAAATCGACATACGATGCAGGATGGTTTGAACTCAAAAGACAACTGGACTATAAATGCAAGTATGCAGGTTGTCAGCTTGAGATAGTAAATGAGAGTTACACTACCCAAACCTGTTCGCACTGTCTTAAAATAAGTGATAGTAGTCCGAAAGGTAGAGCGGGACTTGGAATAAGAGGATGGAGGTGTGCTGAGTGTGGCACATGGCATGATAGAGATATCAATGCTGCTAAGAACATCCTTGCGGTCGGGCTTGACCGTCTAGTTGTAGGAATCCCCTCGGTTTAG
- a CDS encoding 1-acyl-sn-glycerol-3-phosphate acyltransferase: MSNTDTSKNTAVAKFKRLTHKDLGDKVPRRGGSVAPPIARALFKLMGWRAVGEIPNVPKAVFLALPHTSNFDGLYAIPLVLGLDLDINIMGKDSLFKYPVLASFFKWAGIIPIDRSKKGTVLQASIHKLKSSKSMYLGLSPEGTRDYTDSWKTGFYYIADGAQVPIVPVAMDYKSKEVRFLTPVYTTGDYEKDVLKIVEQYKGVVPKHPEKMSKPLQDINK, translated from the coding sequence ATGTCTAACACTGACACTTCAAAAAACACAGCAGTGGCTAAATTCAAGCGACTGACGCATAAAGACCTAGGGGATAAGGTACCTAGGCGTGGCGGAAGCGTTGCACCACCTATTGCCCGTGCTCTGTTTAAACTTATGGGTTGGCGGGCAGTCGGTGAGATTCCTAATGTACCAAAGGCGGTCTTTTTGGCTTTACCGCACACCTCAAATTTTGATGGACTATACGCCATACCTTTGGTGTTGGGGTTAGACTTAGACATTAATATCATGGGAAAAGACAGTTTATTTAAGTATCCAGTATTGGCGAGCTTCTTTAAATGGGCGGGTATTATTCCTATTGATCGCAGCAAAAAGGGTACGGTGCTACAGGCCAGTATCCATAAGTTAAAATCCAGTAAATCGATGTACTTAGGATTATCACCTGAAGGTACTCGAGACTATACCGATAGCTGGAAAACTGGGTTTTATTATATTGCCGATGGTGCTCAGGTTCCTATCGTGCCAGTCGCTATGGACTATAAGAGCAAAGAGGTTCGCTTCTTAACGCCGGTCTATACCACGGGTGATTATGAAAAAGATGTGCTCAAAATCGTAGAGCAATACAAAGGAGTAGTGCCCAAACACCCTGAGAAGATGTCAAAACCCCTGCAGGATATTAACAAATAG
- the parE gene encoding DNA topoisomerase IV subunit B yields MSNYTAQSLEVLEGLEPVRRRPGMYTDTTRPNHLAQEVIDNSVDEALAGHAKTIKVQLHNDGSLSVEDDGRGMPTDIHPEFKQTGIEIILTRLHAGGKFNTSNYQVSGGLHGVGISVVNALSKRVEVTVWRDGSQYDIAFENGAPVTELVESVSSNKRKKGTKVRFWVDESFFDTPKFSVKQLKHNLKAKAVLAAGLTIEFFDEINNDKVVWQFADGVVEYLNEQLDGLETLPPEPFYFSYEAKEGERSGVTFALSWLPEGGTPIQESYVNLIPTAQGGTHVNGLRTGILEALREFCEIHNLLPRNVKLTGEDVWDGVNYILSLKFSEPQFSGQTKERLSSREAAGAVQAQAKDAFSLWLNQHADLGAQIAELAISKAGRRLKSAKKVARKKITQGPALPGKLADCRGGVRDGAELFLVEGDSAGGSAKQARDRHFQAILPLRGKILNTWEVSPDTVLSSREIHDIAIAIGVDPASDDLSELRYDKVCILADADSDGLHIATLICALFVKHFPALVDAGHLFVAMPPLYRIDIGKEVHYALDESELEHILSNVPGNKKPQITRFKGLGEMSAEQLRETTMNPDTRRLVQLDMDDMQLTNSVMDMLLAKKRAGDRKTWLESKGDLAEIMV; encoded by the coding sequence GTGAGTAACTATACCGCCCAATCGCTCGAAGTCTTAGAAGGGCTTGAGCCGGTCCGTCGTCGCCCTGGTATGTATACCGATACCACACGGCCCAATCACCTTGCGCAAGAGGTGATCGATAACTCAGTGGATGAAGCCTTAGCGGGCCATGCTAAGACTATCAAAGTACAACTGCACAATGATGGTTCGTTATCTGTGGAAGATGATGGACGCGGTATGCCCACTGATATTCATCCTGAATTCAAGCAAACAGGTATTGAAATTATCTTAACTCGCTTGCATGCTGGGGGTAAGTTTAATACCAGCAACTACCAAGTTTCCGGGGGATTGCATGGGGTAGGCATCTCAGTAGTGAATGCCTTATCTAAACGTGTAGAGGTGACCGTTTGGCGTGATGGTAGCCAATATGATATTGCCTTTGAAAATGGGGCGCCGGTCACTGAGTTGGTTGAGTCTGTGAGTTCTAATAAGCGCAAAAAAGGGACGAAAGTTCGTTTTTGGGTGGATGAATCCTTTTTTGACACTCCCAAATTTAGCGTAAAGCAGCTTAAGCATAACCTAAAGGCCAAAGCGGTATTAGCAGCTGGTCTGACTATTGAATTCTTCGATGAGATTAATAATGATAAAGTGGTCTGGCAGTTTGCTGATGGGGTCGTTGAATACCTAAACGAACAGCTTGATGGCCTAGAAACACTACCACCAGAGCCGTTTTATTTTTCTTATGAAGCAAAAGAAGGGGAGCGCTCAGGGGTAACCTTTGCTTTGTCATGGCTGCCCGAAGGTGGCACACCAATTCAAGAAAGTTATGTTAACTTGATTCCGACTGCCCAAGGCGGCACGCATGTTAATGGTCTGCGTACCGGTATTTTAGAAGCCTTACGTGAGTTTTGTGAAATTCATAACTTACTGCCGCGTAATGTTAAACTGACCGGCGAGGATGTGTGGGATGGGGTTAACTACATCTTATCGCTGAAGTTCTCAGAGCCACAGTTCTCAGGGCAGACAAAAGAGCGTTTATCTAGTCGAGAAGCAGCAGGTGCGGTGCAGGCTCAGGCCAAAGATGCTTTTAGCTTATGGTTAAACCAACATGCTGATTTAGGAGCGCAAATTGCTGAGCTCGCTATTTCTAAAGCAGGCAGACGTTTAAAATCGGCCAAAAAAGTGGCGCGCAAAAAAATCACACAAGGCCCAGCGCTACCTGGTAAATTAGCTGACTGCCGTGGTGGAGTGCGAGATGGTGCTGAGCTGTTTTTGGTTGAGGGTGACTCAGCTGGGGGGAGTGCTAAGCAAGCACGTGATCGACATTTTCAAGCGATTTTGCCATTAAGAGGTAAGATCTTAAATACTTGGGAGGTCTCACCTGATACAGTACTTTCAAGTCGTGAGATCCATGATATCGCCATTGCTATTGGTGTGGACCCGGCATCAGATGATTTATCAGAGCTGCGTTACGATAAGGTATGTATCTTGGCCGATGCTGATTCAGATGGACTACACATTGCCACACTTATTTGTGCGCTGTTTGTGAAGCACTTCCCAGCTTTGGTCGATGCAGGGCATTTGTTTGTGGCTATGCCGCCCTTATATAGAATTGATATCGGTAAAGAGGTGCATTATGCGCTGGATGAAAGTGAGCTTGAGCATATCTTAAGTAATGTACCTGGCAATAAAAAACCACAAATCACCCGGTTTAAAGGTCTGGGCGAAATGAGCGCCGAGCAGCTGCGTGAGACTACCATGAACCCAGATACGCGAAGATTGGTGCAATTAGATATGGATGACATGCAGCTAACCAATAGTGTGATGGATATGCTATTGGCCAAAAAACGAGCCGGTGATCGTAAAACGTGGTTAGAGAGCAAGGGGGATCTTGCCGAGATTATGGTCTAA